A region of the Pseudomonas sp. A34-9 genome:
GGGCCTGTAAAAGACGCAATACAGCATCGGCTGATTCAAGCCGATCCCTGTAGGAGCCAGCCCAGCTGGCGATCTCCGGGCCGCAAGGCCCGGGGGCAACGAACCTGATGGAATATCTAAAGACATGAGCGACCAACAACTCGACCCGCAAGCCCTGCAACAGGAAGAAAACTCCCTGATCGCCCTGCGCAAGGAAAAGCTGGCTGCCGAGCGCGCCAAGGGCAACGCCTTCCCGAACGACTTCCGCCGCGAAAACTACTGCGATGCTCTGCAGAAACAGTACGCGGACAAGACCAAGGAAGAGCTTGCAGAGGCTGCAATCCCGGTCAAGGTTGCCGGTCGCATCATGCTCAACCGTGGCTCGTTCATGGTGATCCAGGACATGACCGGTCGCATCCAGGTCTACGTCAACCGTAAAACCCTGTCGGAAGACACCCTGGCCGCGGTGAAAACCTGGGACATGGGCGACATCATTGCCGCCGAAGGCACCCTGGCGCGTTCCGGCAAGGGCGACCTGTACGTTGAAATGACCAGCGTGCGTCTGCTGACCAAATCGCTGCGCCCGCTGCCGGACAAGCACCACGGCCTGACCGACACCGAACAGCGCTACCGTCAGCGCTACGTTGACCTGATCGTCAACGAAGACGTGCGCCAGACCTTCCGCGTGCGTTCGCAAGTGATCGCGCACATCCGCAGCTTCCTGATGAAGCGCGACTTCCTCGAAGTCGAAACGCCGATGCTGCAGACCATTCCGGGCGGCGCTGCGGCCAAGCCGTTCGAAACCCACCACAACGCGCTGGACATGGAAATGTTCCTGCGTATCGCGCCAGAGCTGTACCTCAAGCGTCTGGTGGTCGGTGGTTTTGAAAAGGTTTTCGAGATCAACCGCAACTTCCGTAACGAAGGCGT
Encoded here:
- the lysS gene encoding lysine--tRNA ligase, with product MSDQQLDPQALQQEENSLIALRKEKLAAERAKGNAFPNDFRRENYCDALQKQYADKTKEELAEAAIPVKVAGRIMLNRGSFMVIQDMTGRIQVYVNRKTLSEDTLAAVKTWDMGDIIAAEGTLARSGKGDLYVEMTSVRLLTKSLRPLPDKHHGLTDTEQRYRQRYVDLIVNEDVRQTFRVRSQVIAHIRSFLMKRDFLEVETPMLQTIPGGAAAKPFETHHNALDMEMFLRIAPELYLKRLVVGGFEKVFEINRNFRNEGVSTRHNPEFTMLEFYQAYADYEDNMDLTEELFRELAQLVLGSTDVPYGDKVFHFGEPFVRLSVFDSILKYNPELTADDLNDIDKARAIAKKAGAKVLGFEGLGKLQVMIFEELVEHKLEQPHFITQYPFEVSPLARRNDDNPNVTDRFELFIGGREIANAYSELNDAEDQAERFMAQVADKDAGDDEAMHYDADFVRALEYGMPPTAGEGIGIDRLVMLLTNSPSIRDVILFPHMRPQA